The following are from one region of the Coffea eugenioides isolate CCC68of chromosome 2, Ceug_1.0, whole genome shotgun sequence genome:
- the LOC113762850 gene encoding pathogenesis-related leaf protein 4-like, producing MGLFKFALVLLITLASSPSFLAQNTQNDYLDAHNAARAQVGVGAMHWDEQVAAYASDYAAKIQKANTCNNLVHSGGPYGENLAAGTGAFTGRQAVNLWVGEKSNYNYQSNSCVGGVCGHYTQVVWRSSVRLGCARVRCNNGWWYVICSYAPRGNIGGRRPY from the coding sequence ATGGGGTTGTTCAAATTCGCTCTTGTTCTTTTGATAACCCTGGCTTCAAGTCCTTCCTTTCTAGCTCAGAACACGCAAAACGATTACCTGGACGCCCATAATGCAGCTCGTGCACAAGTAGGCGTCGGGGCGATGCATTGGGATGAACAGGTTGCAGCCTATGCAAGTGACTACGCTGCCAAAATCCAGAAGGCGAACACATGCAATAATCTGGTGCATTCTGGAGGTCCTTATGGAGAAAACCTGGCAGCCGGCACAGGTGCCTTTACGGGCCGACAGGCGGTGAATTTGTGGGTTGGAGAGAAGAGCAACTATAACTACCAAAGCAACTCATGCGTAGGAGGGGTCTGCGGCCATTATACCCAGGTGGTTTGGCGCAGTTCAGTCCGTCTAGGTTGCGCTAGGGTTCGTTGTAACAATGGATGGTGGTATGTGATTTGCAGTTATGCTCCCCGGGGCAATATTGGTGGACGGCGTCCATACTGA
- the LOC113759227 gene encoding pathogenesis-related protein 1A-like produces MGWLSKVSTSTLSLIALFSLAVAQNSPQAFVAAHNKVRASLGLPLVKWNATVAAYAGHYAAVRSADCNLEHSQGEYGENLAKASWDLTAAEAVKMWADEKKFYQYRSNSCAQGEMCGHYTQVVWRDSSNIGCAAARCRNNDWTFVTCNYYPPGNYIGERPY; encoded by the coding sequence ATGGGATGGTTATCAAAGGTTTCAACATCAACACTTTCCTTAATAGCCTTGTTCTCTCTCGCCGTTGCCCAAAATTCTCCGCAAGCATTTGTCGCTGCCCACAACAAAGTTCGCGCATCACTTGGTCTCCCACTCGTCAAATGGAACGCCACAGTCGCAGCTTATGCAGGCCACTATGCTGCTGTAAGGTCTGCAGATTGTAACTTGGAGCACTCGCAAGGCGAATACGGTGAAAATCTTGCGAAGGCATCGTGGGATTTGACGGCTGCTGAGGCCGTGAAAATGTGGGCAGACGAGAAGAAATTCTACCAGTACCGCTCCAATTCCTGCGCTCAAGGGGAGATGTGCGGGCATTATACCCAAGTTGTGTGGCGCGATTCGTCCAACATCGGCTGTGCCGCGGCTAGATGTCGCAATAATGATTGGACTTTTGTGACATGCAACTATTATCCCCCAGGTAATTACATTGGCGAACGTCCTTACTAA
- the LOC113762513 gene encoding protein trichome birefringence-like 13, giving the protein MATREHQQRHPQKTTSSFSSSRLFIFLLCLGTLFLGFSLFKTSPREQRLQPEQKTETTSSETNGGASTTNSNSACDYSDGRWIYDPKADKSLRYDQTCKEIFKGWNCIGSNKFNAFEVVKWRWKPYHCELPQFDPLLFLKRFANANIGFVGDSLNRNMFVSLFCTLRRTSSEVKKWRPAGADRGFTFLNYNLTISYHRTNLLARYGRWSANTNGGLLESLGYKEGYRIDVDIPEGTWEEALSFHDILIFNTGHWWWAPAKFDPVRSPMLFFQKGTPVMPPVTPDVGLDMVLKNMIPLVQKRIQPGATLFFRTQSPRHFEGGDWDQGGSCQRSQPLSPQEVEEFFSVKKNGTNVEGRLVNEHLYNALKGSDFHILDITHMSEYRADAHPSTAGGKKHDDCMHWCLPGITDTWNDLFVERLNNMKSRS; this is encoded by the exons ATGGCCACGAGGGAACATCAACAGCGTCACCCGCAGAAAACGACATCGTCTTTCAGCTCCTCCCGCTTAttcatctttcttctttgcCTGGGCACGCTGTTCCTGGGCTTTTCTCTCTTCAAAACCTCCCCGAGAGAACAACGACTACAACCAGAGCAGAAAACTGAAACGACATCGTCTGAAACCAACGGTGGAGCATCTACCACGAACTCGAACTCAGCCTGTGACTACTCTGACGGCCGGTGGATCTACGATCCGAAGGCTGATAAATCATTGCGATACGATCAAACTTGTAAGGAGATATTCAAAGGGTGGAATTGTATTGGCAGTAACAAATTCAATGCATTTGAAGTTGTCAAATGGCGTTGGAAACCCTACCACTGTGAGCTTCCTCAGTTCGATCCTCTTCTCTTCCTCAAACGCTTTGCCAACGCTAATATTG GGTTTGTGGGTGATTCTTTGAATAGGAACATGTTTGTTTCACTTTTTTGCACTTTGAGACGAACTTCAAGCGAGGTAAAAAAGTGGCGCCCAGCTGGAGCTGATCGTGGCTTCACCTTTCTCAACTACAATCTTACAATTTCATATCACCGTACAAACCTTTTGGCTCGTTATGGTAG GTGGTCGGCAAATACCAATGGTGGTCTGCTAGAATCTCTTGGATACAAGGAAGGTTATAGGATTGATGTTGATATACCAGAAGGGACGTGGGAGGAAGCTCTAAGTTTTCATGACATTCTTATCTTCAATACTGGACATTG GTGGTGGGCTCCTGCAAAGTTTGACCCTGTGAGATCACCCATGCTCTTTTTTCAAAAGGGCACACCTGTGATGCCTCCAGTTACTCCTGATGTTGGCCTTGATATGGTCTTAAAAAACATG ATTCCACTTGTCCAGAAAAGAATCCAACCTGGCGCTACTCTATTTTTTCGAACACAATCCCCAAGACATTTTGAAGGGGGTGACTGGGACCAGGGTGGTTCCTGTCAACGTTCGCAGCCTTTGTCGCCTCAAGAA GTTGAAGAATTTTTCTCCGTCAAGAAGAATGGAACCAATGTGGAGGGGCGCCTTGTGAATGAACATCTATACAATGCCCTCAAGGGCTCTGATTTTCACATCTTGGACATAACCCACATGAGCGAGTATAGAGCTGATGCTCATCCGTCCACTGCCGGTGGGAAGAAACATGACGATTGCATGCACTGGTGCTTACCAGGCATTACAGATACTTGGAACGACTTATTTGTAGAACGTCTAAACAACATGAAGAGTAGAAGTTAG
- the LOC113760947 gene encoding probable pectin methylesterase CGR3 isoform X1 yields the protein MSILFFWPCRGGMWWWELCIEQVLHQIIMSRRPNTSRRLGDGGSIPFVGSLHPKARPSPSLSVGLLVVGAFLIIGYLYHGSGGRSADIDALNRLEGGASCALEVQRALPILKKAYGDSMHKVLHVGPETCSVVSKLLKEEDTEAWGIEPYDLEEADGYCKSLLRKGIVRVADIKFPLPYRAKSFSLVIVSDALDYLSPKYLNRTLPELARVSADGVVILSGFPGQQRAKVAELAKFGRPAKLRSSSWWIRFFVQTSLEENEAAAKKFEQAAAKKSYKPSCQVFHLKSFQ from the exons ATGagcatactttttttttggcCCTGCCGCGGGGGGATGTGGTGGTGGGAGTTGT GTATTGAACAGGTATTACATCAAATAATCATGTCAAGAAGACCGAATACTTCTCGTCGACTTGGAGATGGTGGAAGCATTCCCTTTGTGGGCTCCTTACACCCTAAAGCACGCCCTTCTCCTTCATTATCCGTGGGACTTCTTGTTGTG GGTGCATTTCTGATAATTGGTTACTTGTATCATGGATCAG GTGGAAGGAGCGCAGATATAGATGCCTTAAATAGACTTGAAG GTGGCGCTTCATGTGCACTAGAAGTGCAGAGAGCGTTACCCATATTAAAGAAGGCATATGGTGATAGTATGCACAAGGTGTTGCATGTAGGCCCTGAAACTTGTTCAGTGGTTTCAAAGCTACTGAAAGAAGAGGACACTGAAGCCTGGGGAATTGAGCCGTATGACTTGGAGGAGGCTGATGGCTACTGCAAGAGTCTTTTGCGCAAAGGGATCGTGCGTGTTGCTGATATTAAATTTCCACTTCCTTACCGGGCAAAATCATTCTCCCTTGTCATCGTTTCTGATGCATTAGATTATTTGTCACCAAAATACCTTAACAGGACTCTTCCAGAATTGGCAAGGGTATCGGCTGACGGTGTAGTTATATTATCAG GTTTTCCTGGACAGCAAAGAGCTAAGGTGGCAGAACTAGCTAAATTTGGTCGTCCG GCCAAGCTACGAAGTTCCTCGTGGTGGATAAGGTTTTTTGTGCAGACCAGCTTGGAAGAGAATGAAGCTGCTGCAAAGAAGTTTGAGCAAGCAGCGGCCAAGAAGTCATATAAGCCAAGCTGCCAAGTTTTCCATCTCAAATCTTTCCAATGA
- the LOC113760947 gene encoding probable pectin methylesterase CGR3 isoform X2 → MSRRPNTSRRLGDGGSIPFVGSLHPKARPSPSLSVGLLVVGAFLIIGYLYHGSGGRSADIDALNRLEGGASCALEVQRALPILKKAYGDSMHKVLHVGPETCSVVSKLLKEEDTEAWGIEPYDLEEADGYCKSLLRKGIVRVADIKFPLPYRAKSFSLVIVSDALDYLSPKYLNRTLPELARVSADGVVILSGFPGQQRAKVAELAKFGRPAKLRSSSWWIRFFVQTSLEENEAAAKKFEQAAAKKSYKPSCQVFHLKSFQ, encoded by the exons ATGTCAAGAAGACCGAATACTTCTCGTCGACTTGGAGATGGTGGAAGCATTCCCTTTGTGGGCTCCTTACACCCTAAAGCACGCCCTTCTCCTTCATTATCCGTGGGACTTCTTGTTGTG GGTGCATTTCTGATAATTGGTTACTTGTATCATGGATCAG GTGGAAGGAGCGCAGATATAGATGCCTTAAATAGACTTGAAG GTGGCGCTTCATGTGCACTAGAAGTGCAGAGAGCGTTACCCATATTAAAGAAGGCATATGGTGATAGTATGCACAAGGTGTTGCATGTAGGCCCTGAAACTTGTTCAGTGGTTTCAAAGCTACTGAAAGAAGAGGACACTGAAGCCTGGGGAATTGAGCCGTATGACTTGGAGGAGGCTGATGGCTACTGCAAGAGTCTTTTGCGCAAAGGGATCGTGCGTGTTGCTGATATTAAATTTCCACTTCCTTACCGGGCAAAATCATTCTCCCTTGTCATCGTTTCTGATGCATTAGATTATTTGTCACCAAAATACCTTAACAGGACTCTTCCAGAATTGGCAAGGGTATCGGCTGACGGTGTAGTTATATTATCAG GTTTTCCTGGACAGCAAAGAGCTAAGGTGGCAGAACTAGCTAAATTTGGTCGTCCG GCCAAGCTACGAAGTTCCTCGTGGTGGATAAGGTTTTTTGTGCAGACCAGCTTGGAAGAGAATGAAGCTGCTGCAAAGAAGTTTGAGCAAGCAGCGGCCAAGAAGTCATATAAGCCAAGCTGCCAAGTTTTCCATCTCAAATCTTTCCAATGA